The Leguminivora glycinivorella isolate SPB_JAAS2020 chromosome 1, LegGlyc_1.1, whole genome shotgun sequence genome includes a region encoding these proteins:
- the LOC125228888 gene encoding NADH dehydrogenase [ubiquinone] 1 subunit C2, translated as MSSQMSAIDLLKLGDDCREKPLLNKYWPEILGVGFGIATGVFINFGTRRPVFSGIQKHILGVAGWVTVLSLAQKRRDAYFAERDAVYRHYIELHPEDFPVPERKKIGDILEPWIPIR; from the exons ATGTCCTCGCAAATGTCTGCGATTGATTTACTTAAATTAGGCGATGATTGCAGAGAAAAACCATTACTGAACAAATACTGGCCAGAAATACTAGGTGTAGGCTTTGGAATTGCAACAGGAGTCTTCATAAATTTTGGCACGAGACGTCCAGTCTTTAGCG gaatacaaaaacacattctCGGCGTGGCGGGTTGGGTTACTGTGTTGAGTTTGGCCCAGAAGAGGCGTGATGCTTATTTCGCTGAAAGAGACGCGGTGTACAGGCATTACATTGAGCTTCACCCTGAAGACTTCCCCGTCCCAG AGAGAAAGAAGATTGGAGATATTCTGGAGCCATGGATCCCAATTCGCTAA
- the LOC125228871 gene encoding rRNA-processing protein FCF1 homolog yields the protein MGKQRKTRKIVEKRFAQMKKMISPTDSRIKKSERAPPKKKKEDPHKLKIREVPQASSALFFQYNTQLGPPYHILIDTNFINFSIKNKLDIMQNMMDCLYAKCIPYITDCVLAELEKLGRKYRVALRIIKDPRFERITCLHKGTYADDCIVQRVMQHKCYIVATNDKDLKRRIRKIPGVPIMYVADHKYTIERMPDAYGAPKGAI from the exons ATG GGGAAACAACGTAAAACTCGTAAAATTGTAGAAAAGCGGTTCGCGCAAATGAAGAAAATGATAAGTCCTACTGATAGTCGAATAAAGAAAAGTGAACGAGCTCccccaaaaaaaaagaaagaagaTCCTCACAAACTGAAGATTCGCGAAGTTCCTCAAGCAAGCTCAGCTCTGTTCTTCCAATACAACACTCAGTTAGGCCCTCCTTATCACATCTTAATCGATACTAACTTCATTAATTTCTCAATCAAGAACAAATTGGACATAATGCAGAATATGATGGACTGTTTGTATGCAAAATGCATCCCCTACATAACAGACTGTGTTTTGGCAGAGTTGGAGAAACTTGGTCGAAAGTATCGAGTAGCACTAAGGATAATAAAGGACCCTCGCTTTGAAAGGATTACTTGCCTTCACAAGGGCACTTATGCTGATGATTGTATAGTACAGAGGGTAATGCAGCACAAATGCTACATAGTTGCGACCAACGACAAGGACTTGAAGAGGAGAATAAGGAAGATACCAGGCGTACCTATTATGTATGTTGCAGACCATAAGTATACTATAGAGAGGATGCCAGATGCCTATGGGGCACCAAAGGGAGCTATTTAG
- the LOC125228880 gene encoding zinc finger protein 569: MNKICRICLEEGVLSSVFTKNFNISLCDMIEYCCNVKIRKNDGLPEQLCSNCIYKLGVAYHFKQTCESADVRLRQYLGLQLTSKYNDAAVMTDPMPIPQAIIKKCKCRLSQKKTSTNYKKKPEEEKLKRGPKPKPKQVHACYECDKEFRCQAQLETHVRTHTGDKPFSCMYCSRRFAQKHNLTIHLRVHTGEKPFQCEVCSKTFSAQGNLQAHLKIHTGQKDHVCSLCNKSFITSSELSRHINKHRGVKNYKCDICGAAYAQSRDLKIHKMKKHQINTQNTTAQNDGYNNSSNIDIIGIDVGKESSLPAEVHSGHRPAAIESIGLVGSKEMHSVAGKHPPQISQLVQSKGFQQYGNKLDPHTCTVCGEVFDYITALAHHYLHRHKDCEPLPILS, from the exons ATGAATAAAATCTGTAGGATTTGTTTGGAGGAAGGGGTACTGTCTTCGGTTTTTACAAAGAATTTCAATATATCCTTATGTGATATGATTGAGTATTGTTGTAATGTAAAG ATCCGGAAAAATGATGGGCTGCCAGAGCAATTGTGCAGCAACTGTATTTACAAGCTGGGAGTGGCTTACCACTTTAAACAGACATGTGAGAGTGCTGACGTGCGACTCCGACAATACCTGGGACTGCAGTTAACATCTAA GTACAATGATGCAGCTGTTATGACTGACCCT atgcCTATACCTCAAGCTATAATAAAGAAATG TAAATGTAGGCTGTCTCAGAAAAAAACTAGCACCAACTACAAGAAGAAACCTGAAGAGGAAAAACTAAAACGTGGGCCGAAACCGAAACCCAAACAAGTACATGCGTGTTATGAGTGTGACAAGGAGTTCCGCTGCCAGGCACAGTTGGAGACACATGTCAG GACCCACACAGGTGACAAGCCTTTCAGCTGTATGTACTGCTCTCGCAGATTCGCGCAGAAACACAACCTGACTATACACCTCCGAGTACACACTGGCGAAAAACCATTCCAATGCGAAGTCTGCAG TAAAACATTTTCCGCACAAGGAAATCTTCAGGCTCATCTCAAAATTCACACAGGACAAAAGGATCAT GTTTGTTCCCTGTGCAACAAGTCATTCATCACATCGAGCGAGTTGTCGCGCCACATCAACAAGCACCGAGGAGTCAAGAACTACAAATGCGATATCTGTGGGGCGGCTTACGCGCAGAGCAGGGATCTG aaaatacataaaatgaaaaaacaccAGATAAACACTCAAAACACCACAGCTCAAAATGATGGTTACAACAACAGCAGCAACATTGACATCATTGGGATAGATGTGGGTAAAGAGAGCTCTTTGCCAGCCGAGGTGCACAGTGGGCATAGGCCAGCAGCCATAGAAAGCATTGGCTTGGTTGGCTCTAAAGAGATGCATTCAGTAGCTGGGAAGCATCCACCGCAGATCAGTCAGTTAGTTCAAAGTAAAGGTTTCCAGCAGTATGGCAACAAGTTGGATCCCCACACCTGCACAGTTTGTGGTGAAGTGTTTGATTACATTACTGCTCTAGCACATCACTATTTGCATCGACATAAAGACTGTGAACCATTGCCTATATTAagttaa
- the LOC125228861 gene encoding DNA methyltransferase 1-associated protein 1, protein MADIRDILDIEQPASEITRESIIHGDKIKKKYVTAKAVKRPEGMHREVFALLYNDNKELPPLLPTDTGKAYKQTKAKLGMRKVRKWTWAPFTNPARKDNAVFHHWKRASDEAKDYPFAQFNKQVSIPSYSESEYNQYLKSEDWSQAETDHLMDLCQRFDLRFIVIHDRWDRAAFRDRSVEDLKERYYHISATLGKLKTNPWSNAVTTVNGEKRTYHYDAEHERKRKEQLRRLFDRTQEQIDEEQMLIVELKKIEARKRERERKTQDLQKLISRADSGAVAGANQTPTAEANAPANTPANIARRHDRKLHKKKLASQQRPIRTVETVTVEWSGIKFPEARGTGVWLRSQRMKLPPGVGQRKTKAIEQELRLMGIDIAPTPTEAICKHFNELRSDIALALDLKNALASCEFDLQALRHQYEALNPGKTLTIPASICNSNTDNETKPTGEIIDVVGSPGTPNTSV, encoded by the exons ATGGCCGATATTCGCGATATTCTGGATATCGAACAACCAGCCTCCGAGATCACTCGCGAGAGCATAATTCATGGGGATAAGATCAAGAAGAAGTATGTGACCGCTAAGGCCGTGAAAAGGCCCGAGGGAATGCACAGGGAAGTGTTTGCATTGCTCTACAATGATAACAAGGAGCTGCCGCCTCTATTACCCACTGATACGG GTAAAGCTTACAAGCAAACAAAAGCCAAGCTGGGCATGCGAAAAGTGAGAAAATGGACATGGGCACCGTTCACTAATCCTGCTCGTAAGGATAATGCAGTTTTCCATCATTGGAAGAGGGCTTCTGATGAGGCTAAAGATTATCCTTTTGCACAGTTTAATAAG CAAGTATCAATCCCGTCATATTCAGAATCTGAATACAACCAATATTTGAAATCTGAAGACTGGAGTCAAGCAGAGACAGATCATTTGATGGATCTGTGCCAGAGATTTGACCTGCGATTCATTGTGATTCATGACCGATGGGACAGAGCAGCGTTCAGGGATCGAAGCGTTGAAGACTTGAAAGAACGTTACTACCACATCTCTGCTACTTTGGGGAAA CTAAAAACTAATCCATGGTCTAATGCTGTGACAACTGTTAACGGAGAGAAAAGAACTTACCACTATGATGCTgagcatgaaagaaagagaaaGGAACAGTTACGCAGATTGTTCGACAGGACACAGGAGCAG ATCGATGAAGAACAAATGTTGATTGTGGAGCTGAAAAAGATAGAAGCCAGAAAGCGAGAGCGAGAACGCAAAACTCAAGATCTCCAAAAACTTATATCCAGAGCAGACAGCGGAGCTGTGGCTGGTGCTAACCAGACTCCGACCGCTGAAGCCAATGCTCCTGCCAACACGCCTGCCAATATTGCCAGACGCCATGATAGGAAACTGCACAAGAAGAAGCTAGCTTCACAGCAAAGACCCATACGCACTGTGGAGACAGTT ACCGTGGAGTGGTCCGGAATCAAGTTTCCGGAGGCGCGTGGCACCGGCGTGTGGCTGCGCTCGCAGCGCATGAAGCTGCCCCCGGGCGTCGGCCAGCGGAAGACCAAGGCCATCGAGCAGGAACTCAGGCTTATGGGCATTG ACATTGCACCTACTCCGACTGAGGCAATATGCAAGCACTTCAATGAGCTGCGGTCTGATATAGCTCTGGCTCTGGACTTGAAGAATGCCCTGGCATCATGCGAATTTGATTTGCAAGCCCTGAGACATCAGTATGAAGCCCTGAATCCAGGAAAG aCTTTAACCATACCAGCGTCTATCTGCAATTCAAACACTGATAATGAGACCAAACCCACAGGTGAAATTATTGATGTAGTGGGGTCTCCGGGCACGCCTAATACCTCTGTTTAA